Proteins from a genomic interval of Pseudoruegeria sp. SHC-113:
- a CDS encoding dipeptide ABC transporter ATP-binding protein, whose protein sequence is MTVTPEKPGAGATVLEVRGLSVDFPSRHGSVPAIQDVSFDLRLGQTTCFVGESGSGKSVTARAVMNIVEPAVIRAGAINLVDLEAGQKLELSGLDPDGVEIRAVRGARIAMIFQEPMSSLSPVHTIGEQIIEAILLHQDVDAAQAREIAIDALRAVQITDPELAVDKYPFEYSGGMRQRAMIAMALGCEPDILIADEPTTALDVTTQAEILKLLHSLQESRQMAMMFITHDMGVVAEIADQVVVMLHGQVVETGDVDSIFHAPQHAYTRKLLNAALGLNHADARPEQQGGQDALIQTRDLSLTFASGRRSKGGGIKALDEVSIDLHRGEILGIVGESGSGKTTLARVLMGRFQPQSGSATYQTRDGRTVDLTKSASFNDRTVYREMRMIFQDPYSSLNPRMTIEQIIGEPLLVNGIAKGEALRKRVGDLLERVGLPTSIMERYPHAFSGGQRQRIGIARAIALEPQIIIADEATSALDGSIRAQILDLLLDLRDELGLSILFIAHDIGVVRYFCDRVAVMHKGRVVETGTALQICDAPQEPYTQRLISAVPVPDPRKRRLIAAGGAA, encoded by the coding sequence ATGACAGTGACCCCCGAAAAACCGGGCGCCGGCGCAACCGTTCTGGAAGTCCGTGGCTTGAGTGTCGATTTCCCCAGCCGCCACGGGTCGGTGCCCGCCATTCAGGACGTGAGTTTCGATCTGCGCCTTGGCCAGACGACCTGTTTCGTCGGCGAATCCGGCTCCGGTAAAAGCGTCACGGCGCGCGCGGTGATGAACATCGTGGAGCCCGCGGTGATCCGTGCGGGTGCGATCAACCTTGTCGATCTGGAGGCCGGGCAAAAGCTGGAGCTCTCCGGCCTCGACCCGGACGGCGTGGAAATCCGCGCCGTGCGCGGGGCGCGGATCGCGATGATTTTTCAGGAGCCGATGTCGTCCCTGAGCCCGGTGCATACCATCGGCGAGCAGATCATCGAGGCGATCCTGCTGCATCAGGATGTGGATGCGGCACAGGCCCGCGAGATCGCCATCGACGCCTTGCGCGCGGTGCAGATCACAGACCCGGAACTGGCCGTCGACAAATACCCGTTCGAATATTCGGGCGGTATGCGTCAGCGGGCCATGATCGCCATGGCTCTGGGCTGTGAGCCCGACATCCTTATCGCCGATGAGCCGACAACCGCGCTCGACGTGACGACGCAGGCCGAGATCCTCAAGCTGCTGCACAGCCTGCAGGAAAGCCGCCAGATGGCGATGATGTTCATCACCCACGACATGGGCGTCGTTGCCGAGATCGCCGATCAGGTGGTGGTGATGCTGCATGGCCAGGTGGTGGAAACCGGCGATGTGGACAGCATCTTCCACGCGCCCCAGCATGCCTACACCCGCAAACTGCTGAACGCAGCGCTTGGCCTGAACCACGCCGACGCGCGGCCCGAACAGCAGGGCGGGCAAGACGCCCTGATCCAGACCCGCGATCTGAGCCTCACCTTCGCCTCGGGGCGGCGCAGCAAGGGCGGCGGCATCAAGGCGCTGGACGAGGTGTCGATCGATCTCCATCGCGGCGAAATCCTTGGCATCGTTGGGGAATCGGGCTCCGGCAAAACAACGCTGGCGCGGGTTCTGATGGGCCGGTTCCAGCCGCAATCCGGCAGCGCGACCTATCAAACGCGCGACGGCCGGACAGTCGATCTGACCAAATCGGCCAGTTTCAACGATCGCACCGTCTATCGCGAAATGCGGATGATCTTTCAGGATCCCTACAGCTCGCTCAACCCGCGCATGACGATTGAGCAGATCATCGGCGAGCCGCTTCTGGTGAACGGCATCGCCAAGGGCGAGGCCCTGCGCAAGCGCGTTGGCGATCTGCTGGAGCGCGTGGGCCTGCCGACAAGCATCATGGAGCGCTACCCGCACGCCTTTTCCGGCGGTCAGCGGCAGCGCATCGGCATCGCCCGCGCCATCGCGCTGGAACCGCAGATCATCATCGCGGACGAGGCGACTTCGGCGCTCGATGGCTCGATCCGCGCCCAGATCCTTGATCTGCTACTGGATCTCCGGGACGAGTTGGGCCTGTCGATCCTCTTCATCGCCCATGACATCGGCGTCGTGCGCTATTTCTGTGATCGGGTGGCGGTGATGCACAAGGGGCGCGTCGTAGAGACGGGCACCGCGCTGCAGATCTGCGACGCCCCGCAGGAGCCTTACACGCAACGGCTTATCTCCGCCGTGCCGGTGCCGGATCCGCGCAAGCGCCGGCTCATCGCGGCTGGTGGCGCGGCATGA
- a CDS encoding ABC transporter permease, with protein MTDTQTANPNATDESDIDAIGTDPRIGHTAGTESQWQLIRRRFAKHRLAVISLWILAFFVIVAVFADFISPHDPNNVQARYTYAPPQAVHLIDRSDDGSWRIKPYVYGFDVEVEPEALRRVFVIDTTDKIYLEFFKRSWEYKLFGLIPTDIHLVGTAKPRKPLFFFGADRLGRDVFSRLAHGTRISLSVGLVGVIMSLFLGVIIGGFAGYYGGLFDAAVQRVIEFLRSLPTIPLWMGLAAAMPSSWSPLQVYFAITVILSLLGWTELARVVRGRFLALKGEDYVVAARYDGCSPTRVILRHMVPSFTSHIITAASLAVPAMILAENALSFLGLGLQAPVFSWGVLLQEAQNIRTLATAPWLLLPGLAIVIAVLAMNFVGDGLRDAADPYSH; from the coding sequence ATGACCGACACCCAGACCGCAAACCCCAACGCCACCGACGAAAGCGACATCGACGCCATCGGCACGGATCCCCGCATCGGGCATACGGCGGGCACCGAAAGCCAGTGGCAGCTCATCCGCCGCCGGTTTGCCAAGCACCGCCTCGCCGTGATCAGCCTCTGGATCCTTGCCTTCTTCGTGATCGTGGCGGTATTTGCCGATTTCATCTCCCCCCATGATCCGAACAATGTTCAGGCGCGTTACACCTATGCGCCGCCGCAGGCTGTGCACCTGATCGACCGCTCCGACGACGGCAGCTGGCGCATCAAGCCCTACGTCTACGGCTTTGATGTGGAGGTCGAACCCGAGGCGCTGCGCCGGGTCTTCGTGATCGACACCACAGACAAGATCTATCTGGAGTTCTTCAAACGCAGCTGGGAGTACAAGCTCTTTGGTCTGATCCCCACCGACATCCATCTTGTCGGCACGGCGAAGCCCCGCAAGCCGCTGTTCTTCTTCGGGGCCGACCGCTTGGGGCGCGATGTTTTCTCCCGCCTTGCCCATGGCACGCGGATCTCGCTTTCGGTGGGGCTTGTCGGTGTCATCATGAGCCTGTTTCTGGGCGTCATCATCGGCGGCTTTGCCGGCTACTACGGCGGGCTCTTCGATGCAGCCGTGCAGCGGGTTATCGAATTCCTGCGCTCCCTGCCGACGATCCCGCTCTGGATGGGGCTGGCGGCGGCGATGCCGAGCAGCTGGTCGCCCCTGCAGGTCTATTTCGCGATCACGGTGATCCTGTCGCTTCTGGGCTGGACGGAACTGGCCCGCGTGGTGCGGGGGCGCTTCCTTGCGCTCAAGGGGGAGGATTACGTGGTGGCCGCGCGCTATGACGGCTGCTCGCCCACGCGCGTGATCCTGCGCCACATGGTGCCTTCTTTCACCAGCCACATCATCACGGCGGCCTCGCTGGCGGTTCCGGCGATGATCCTGGCCGAAAACGCGCTCTCCTTCCTTGGGCTTGGGCTTCAGGCCCCGGTGTTTTCCTGGGGCGTGCTGTTGCAGGAGGCCCAGAACATCCGCACCCTCGCCACCGCGCCTTGGCTCTTGCTGCCCGGCCTTGCCATCGTGATCGCGGTTCTGGCGATGAATTTCGTCGGCGACGGCCTGCGCGACGCGGCCGATCCCTATTCGCACTGA
- a CDS encoding ABC transporter permease has protein sequence MWTYIARRLVTMVLTLLALSVVVFIVIQLPPGDFVTSYVASLSASGETVDQEAIEILRQRYALDSPVLVQYASWLMQLLQGNLGYSFELQKPVSEIFSQRIGISLAVELTAVVFMWAIAVPIGVYSAVNQYSFGDYAFTILGFLGLAIPNFLFALVLMYICYNWFGITITGLFSTEYMNERWSVARFLDFAAHVWAPILVISTAGAAQLVRVLRANLLDELNKPYVLTARAKGLPKRRVIWRYPVRVAMNPLVSTVGWVLPTVISSSFVTAIVLNLPTLSPILLRSLLSQDMYLAGAVILFIGLLTLIGTLIFDLLLAWIDPRIRLGMVGAK, from the coding sequence ATGTGGACGTATATCGCGCGGCGACTGGTCACGATGGTCCTGACGTTGCTGGCATTGTCTGTGGTCGTCTTCATCGTGATCCAACTGCCCCCCGGCGACTTCGTGACATCCTATGTCGCCAGCCTTTCGGCCTCCGGCGAAACCGTGGATCAGGAAGCCATCGAGATCCTGCGCCAGCGCTATGCGCTCGATAGCCCGGTGCTGGTGCAATACGCCTCGTGGCTGATGCAACTGCTGCAGGGCAATCTGGGCTACAGTTTCGAACTGCAGAAACCCGTGAGCGAGATCTTCTCGCAGCGGATCGGCATCTCGCTTGCCGTTGAGCTGACGGCGGTTGTCTTCATGTGGGCGATTGCGGTGCCGATCGGAGTCTATTCCGCCGTGAACCAATATTCCTTCGGCGATTACGCCTTCACGATCCTCGGCTTCCTTGGCCTCGCGATCCCGAATTTCCTCTTCGCTCTGGTGCTCATGTACATCTGTTACAACTGGTTCGGCATCACCATCACCGGGCTGTTTTCCACCGAATACATGAACGAGCGATGGTCTGTTGCGCGCTTCCTCGATTTCGCGGCCCATGTCTGGGCGCCGATCCTCGTGATCTCAACAGCGGGCGCGGCCCAGCTTGTCCGGGTGCTGCGCGCCAACCTGCTGGACGAGCTGAACAAACCCTATGTGCTCACCGCGCGGGCCAAGGGCTTGCCCAAGCGCCGGGTGATCTGGCGCTACCCGGTGCGCGTGGCGATGAACCCGCTCGTGTCCACGGTGGGCTGGGTGCTGCCGACGGTGATTTCCTCCTCCTTCGTGACGGCCATCGTGCTGAACCTGCCGACGCTGTCGCCCATCCTGCTGCGCTCGCTCCTGAGCCAGGACATGTATCTCGCGGGCGCCGTGATCCTGTTCATTGGGCTGCTCACCCTGATTGGCACCCTGATTTTTGACCTCTTACTGGCCTGGATCGATCCGCGCATCCGGCTTGGCATGGTGGGAGCGAAGTGA
- a CDS encoding ABC transporter substrate-binding protein has protein sequence MPNVAERFEVNEDATEFTFFLREGHKWSDGEPFTAEDLDFALKVMTSPDYAGRKANIPLGGATGEVVDATTFKISFPEPNGLFLQRIATVEGNFIVNAAEHYCGPLFPEINPDANTVAQERGFDNWSQAIEQTCFFNFQDAKRPLLFAWRQVTNYDGLNQLIEWERNPYFFKVDPEGQQLPYINDVKMVQTESVEDIVLKVVNGEIDFSNRHFATVANKPVIFDGQEAGGYTLKSTVDARMNNAILQLNLTHPDESKRKLFGMKEFRQALSMGMDREEIIDVVYAGQGEPHQAGPRPTSPYYNEQLAKQFTEYDPEAANALLDQIGLSEKNSDGIRLGFDGEPIRIQLLASSDQSEFGDIAQLVTEHWKEIGIDLDARNAERSLVYEQIQNNLHDMHVWWGDGGMNDAMLDPRFYMPFNLESAFAQAWAQHYMGTGSSFAEAPPADIQAQMDLYNSIAKTGDPAKQKELFDQVLQIAADHFYVMGTVLPADGYMVANKKLGNVPDGQIYTWLYPQPGPMQTSQLFYKP, from the coding sequence GTGCCCAACGTGGCCGAGCGCTTTGAAGTCAATGAAGACGCCACGGAGTTCACCTTCTTCCTGCGCGAAGGCCACAAGTGGTCCGACGGGGAACCCTTCACCGCCGAGGATCTCGACTTCGCGCTGAAAGTGATGACCAGCCCCGACTACGCGGGCCGCAAAGCAAACATTCCTCTTGGCGGGGCGACTGGTGAAGTGGTGGATGCGACCACTTTCAAGATCAGCTTCCCCGAGCCCAACGGGCTGTTTCTGCAACGGATCGCTACGGTTGAAGGGAATTTCATCGTTAATGCCGCAGAGCATTACTGCGGCCCGCTCTTCCCGGAAATCAATCCCGATGCGAATACCGTTGCGCAGGAACGTGGCTTCGATAACTGGAGCCAGGCAATTGAACAAACCTGCTTCTTCAACTTCCAGGATGCCAAGCGCCCGCTTCTCTTCGCATGGCGCCAGGTCACCAATTACGATGGGCTGAACCAGCTGATCGAATGGGAACGCAACCCCTATTTCTTCAAGGTTGACCCTGAAGGCCAGCAGCTGCCCTATATCAACGATGTTAAGATGGTGCAGACCGAAAGCGTCGAGGATATCGTGCTGAAGGTGGTGAACGGCGAGATCGATTTCTCCAACCGTCACTTCGCCACCGTGGCCAACAAGCCGGTGATCTTCGACGGGCAGGAGGCAGGCGGCTACACGCTGAAATCCACTGTCGACGCCCGGATGAACAACGCCATCCTGCAGCTCAACCTCACCCACCCGGATGAGAGCAAGCGCAAGCTCTTCGGCATGAAAGAGTTCCGCCAAGCGCTCTCGATGGGCATGGACCGCGAAGAGATCATCGACGTTGTCTACGCCGGGCAGGGCGAGCCGCATCAGGCCGGGCCGCGCCCGACCTCGCCTTACTACAACGAGCAGCTGGCCAAGCAGTTCACCGAATACGATCCCGAGGCCGCCAACGCGCTGCTGGATCAGATCGGGCTGTCGGAAAAGAACTCTGACGGCATCCGCCTTGGCTTTGACGGGGAGCCGATCCGCATCCAGCTTCTGGCCTCCTCAGATCAGTCCGAGTTCGGCGACATCGCCCAGTTGGTCACGGAGCACTGGAAAGAGATCGGCATCGATCTGGACGCCCGCAACGCCGAGCGCAGCCTCGTATACGAGCAGATCCAGAATAACCTGCACGACATGCATGTCTGGTGGGGCGATGGCGGCATGAACGACGCGATGCTGGACCCGCGGTTCTACATGCCCTTCAACCTCGAATCTGCTTTCGCACAGGCCTGGGCGCAGCACTACATGGGCACCGGCAGCAGCTTTGCAGAAGCCCCTCCGGCCGACATCCAGGCGCAGATGGATCTGTACAACTCCATCGCGAAAACCGGCGATCCCGCCAAGCAGAAAGAGCTGTTTGACCAGGTTCTGCAGATCGCGGCCGACCATTTCTACGTGATGGGCACCGTGCTGCCGGCCGATGGCTACATGGTCGCCAACAAGAAACTGGGCAACGTGCCGGACGGCCAGATCTACACCTGGCTCTATCCGCAACCGGGCCCGATGCAAACATCGCAGCTGTTCTACAAGCCGTGA